A genomic region of Silurus meridionalis isolate SWU-2019-XX chromosome 7, ASM1480568v1, whole genome shotgun sequence contains the following coding sequences:
- the oat gene encoding ornithine aminotransferase, mitochondrial isoform X2, which produces MKRMLTHVSRWATPTLSRGAHSGIRSSSTAVSYAKRDERLLSSEEVYSREDRYGAHNYHPLPVALQRGEGVHVWDVEGRRYFDFLSAYSAVNQGHCHPKIVAALKEQASRLTLTSRAFYNNVLGEYEEYITSLFGYNKVLPMNTGVESGETACKLARKWAYNVKGVPQNQAKIIFAGQGNFWGRTLAAISSSTDPSSYEGFGPFMPGFELVPYNDVPALEKALQDPQVAAFMVEPIQGEAGVVVPDAGYLSKVRELCTKHNVLFIADEVQTGLARTGRRLAVDHEDVRPDLVMLGKALSGGLYPVSAVLCDDEVMLTIKPGEHGSTYGGNPLACRVAIAALQVLEEEKLAENAEKMGKILRAELNKLPKEVVTTVRGKGLLNAIVIKETKDYDAWRVCLRLRDNGLLAKPTHGHIIRLAPPLIVKEDEIRECAEIIQRTILSF; this is translated from the exons ATGAAGCGCATGCTGACTCACGTGAGCCGCTGGGCCACGCCCACCCTGAGCCGCGGCGCTCATTCCGGGATCCGCTCGTCCTCCACGGCCGTGTCGTACGCTAAACGTGACGAGAGGCTGCTCTCATCCGAGGAGGTGTACTCCCGAGAGGATCGATACGGAGCTCACAACTACCACCCCCTACCTGTCGCCCTGCAGAGAGGAGAGG GAGTTCACGTGTGGGACGTGGAGGGACGTCGGTATTTCGACTTCCTGAGTGCGTACAGCGCGGTGAATCAGGGTCACTGCCACCCGAAGATCGTGGCCGCGCTGAAGGAACAGGCCTCCAGACTCACGCTGACCTCCAGGGCGTTCTACAACAACGTGCTGGGAGAGTACGAGGAGTACATCACCTCTCTGTTCGGCTACAACAAAGTCCTGCCCATGAACAcag GTGTGGAAAGCGGAGAGACGGCGTGTAAACTGGCACGCAAATGGGCCTACAACGTTAAAGGTGTTCCTCAGAACCAGGCCAAGATCATCTTCGCAGGTca AGGGAATTTCTGGGGTCGTACACTGGCAGCGATTTCCAGCTCCACTGACCCGAGCAGCTATGAGGGGTTTGGGCCGTTCATGCCCGGGTTTGAGCTCGTTCCCTATAACGACGTCCCGGCTCTGGAG aaagctCTTCAGGACCCTCAAGTTGCTGCATTCATGGTGGAGCCCATCCAGGGTGAAGCTGGTGTGGTGGTACCTGACGCTGGATACTTGAGCAAAGTGCGCGAGCTGTGCACCAAACACAAT gttcTGTTTATTGCAGACGAGGTACAGACGGGTCTGGCACGTACAGGACGCAGGTTGGCTGTAGACCATGAGGACGTGAGGCCGGACCTAGTGATGCTGGGAAAAGCTCTGTCTGGAGGATTATATCct gtgtcgGCGGTGttgtgtgatgatgaggtgatgTTGACGATTAAACCAGGTGAACACGGCTCCACCTACGGGGGAAACCCCCTCGCCTGCAGAGTCGCCATCGCCGCCCTACAG GTCCTAGAAGAGGAAAAACTTGCGGAGAACGCCGAAAAAATGGGGAAGATTTTGAGGGCGGAGCTTAACAAGCTGCCCAAAGAGGTCGTCACGACAGTGCGAGGGAAAGGCCTCCTCAATGCCATCGTCATCAAGGAGACTaaag ATTACGACGCGTGGCGCGTGTGCTTGCGTCTCCGCGACAACGGGCTGTTAGCCAAGCCCACTCACGGGCACATCATCCGGCTGGCCCCGCCCCTCATTGTTAAGGAAGACGAGATCAGAGAGTGTGCAGAAATCATCCAGAGAACCATCCTGTCCTTCTAA
- the oat gene encoding ornithine aminotransferase, mitochondrial isoform X1, translating to MPGFELVPYNDVPALEKALQDPQVAAFMVEPIQGEAGVVVPDAGYLSKVRELCTKHNVLFIADEVQTGLARTGRRLAVDHEDVRPDLVMLGKALSGGLYPVSAVLCDDEVMLTIKPGEHGSTYGGNPLACRVAIAALQVLEEEKLAENAEKMGKILRAELNKLPKEVVTTVRGKGLLNAIVIKETKDYDAWRVCLRLRDNGLLAKPTHGHIIRLAPPLIVKEDEIRECAEIIQRTILSF from the exons ATGCCCGGGTTTGAGCTCGTTCCCTATAACGACGTCCCGGCTCTGGAG aaagctCTTCAGGACCCTCAAGTTGCTGCATTCATGGTGGAGCCCATCCAGGGTGAAGCTGGTGTGGTGGTACCTGACGCTGGATACTTGAGCAAAGTGCGCGAGCTGTGCACCAAACACAAT gttcTGTTTATTGCAGACGAGGTACAGACGGGTCTGGCACGTACAGGACGCAGGTTGGCTGTAGACCATGAGGACGTGAGGCCGGACCTAGTGATGCTGGGAAAAGCTCTGTCTGGAGGATTATATCct gtgtcgGCGGTGttgtgtgatgatgaggtgatgTTGACGATTAAACCAGGTGAACACGGCTCCACCTACGGGGGAAACCCCCTCGCCTGCAGAGTCGCCATCGCCGCCCTACAG GTCCTAGAAGAGGAAAAACTTGCGGAGAACGCCGAAAAAATGGGGAAGATTTTGAGGGCGGAGCTTAACAAGCTGCCCAAAGAGGTCGTCACGACAGTGCGAGGGAAAGGCCTCCTCAATGCCATCGTCATCAAGGAGACTaaag ATTACGACGCGTGGCGCGTGTGCTTGCGTCTCCGCGACAACGGGCTGTTAGCCAAGCCCACTCACGGGCACATCATCCGGCTGGCCCCGCCCCTCATTGTTAAGGAAGACGAGATCAGAGAGTGTGCAGAAATCATCCAGAGAACCATCCTGTCCTTCTAA